The Henckelia pumila isolate YLH828 chromosome 2, ASM3356847v2, whole genome shotgun sequence genome includes a window with the following:
- the LOC140879900 gene encoding L-type lectin-domain containing receptor kinase S.1 isoform X2: MLPPLTLCIFLHLASSASSLDFIYNSFTANSTPANVTLTDDARIQPPVIRLTSDTNPLSLGRVFYPSAIPFKSSNPSNVTTSFSTQFVFSILPDIASSPGFGIAFVLCNSTAPPNALVGQYFGLFTSGATQSVYPLLAVEFDTGRNPELNDPDGNHVGVDLDSVVSVTNETAGYYNATGGPNNFTFVNVPMRNGQNIHVWLEFNGPRNEINVTIAPAGVPRPARTLLSYRDPAIANYFGPEMFVGFSASITQWIEAQRLLAWSFSDVGVARDINTTGLPVFLPVNAGSSSLSHGAVAGIVVGCVVAAVIAAFLVYWFWRKRMKEMAEDDEIEDWEMEYWPHRYSYEELSEATKGFSAEELLGSGGFGKVYKGTLTNNMEVAVKCVNHDSKQGLREFMAEISSMGRLQHKNLVQMRGWCRKKNELLLVYDYMPNGSLNKWIFDKPEKLMNWEGRKRVLADVAEGLNYLHHGWDQVVVHRDIKSSNVLLDSEMRGRLGDFGLAKLYSHGEVPNTTRVVGTLGYLAPEVATLATPTIASDVYSFGVVVLEVACGRRPIETNVEAEDEEVLIDWVRQKYSDGRLSESADKRIKGEYEVEEIEAVLKLGLSCCHPDPLRRPTMKEVITILIGENLVMAPKDLLSEFVPVVGKMDGVEGGESENSLVSHPLDQVSFS; this comes from the exons ATGCTCCCTCCATTGACACTCTGCATCTTCCTTCACTTGGCTTCTTCAGCTTCTTCACTCGACTTCATCTACAACTCCTTCACGGCCAATTCAACCCCTGCTAACGTCACCCTCACCGATGATGCCCGAATCCAGCCGCCGGTGATTCGCCTCACCAGTGACACCAACCCGTTATCTTTGGGCCGCGTCTTTTACCCTTCCGCCATCCCTTTCAAGTCGTCCAACCCCTCCAATGTCACGACTTCGTTTTCTACCCAGTTCGTGTTCTCGATTCTGCCGGACATTGCCAGCAGTCCAGGTTTTGGCATTGCTTTTGTTCTATGTAACTCCACTGCCCCACCCAATGCGCTGGTTGGGCAGTACTTTGGTCTGTTCACCAGCGGAGCGACGCAATCTGTGTATCCGCTTCTGGCTGTTGAATTTGATACGGGTCGGAACCCGGAACTGAATGACCCGGATGGAAATCACGTGGGCGTCGACCTTGACAGCGTCGTGTCTGTGACTAATGAAACGGCTGGATACTATAATGCGACTGGTGGTCCTAATAATTTTACTTTCGTTAATGTTCCTATGAGAAATGGGCAGAATATTCACGTCTGGCTTGAGTTTAATGGGCCGCGGAATGAAATCAATGTGACCATTGCACCGGCTGGAGTGCCTCGACCGGCCAGAACTTTGCTGTCGTATAGGGATCCTGCGATTGCCAATTATTTTGGGCCGGAAATGTTTGTTGGATTTTCGGCTTCCATAACTCAGTGGATTGAGGCACAGCGTCTCCTGGCATGGAGTTTTAGTGATGTTGGAGTTGCGAGGGATATAAATACCACCGGTTTACCGGTTTTCTTGCCGGTCAATGCGGGATCATCTTCCTTGTCTCATGGTGCGGTTGCGGGGATTGTAGTTGGCTGCGTGGTGGCAGCTGTGATTGCTGCATTTTTGGTGTACTGGTTTTGGCGGAAGCGAATGAAGGAAATGGCAGAGGATGATGAGATTGAGGATTGGGAGATGGAGTATTGGCCTCATAGATATTCTTATGAAGAGCTCAGTGAGGCTACAAAGGGATTTTCTGCTGAAGAATTGCTTGGTTCTGGTGGATTTGGTAAAGTTTATAAAGGGACTTTGACTAATAACATGGAGGTGGCTGTAAAGTGTGTGAACCATGATTCTAAACAGGGGTTGAGGGAATTTATGGCTGAGATTTCAAGTATGGGGAGACTGCAGCACAAGAACTTAGTGCAAATGCGGGGGTGGTGTAGGAAAAAGAACGAGTTACTTCTGGTTTATGATTACATGCCCAATGGTAGCCTTAACAAATGGATTTTTGACAAGCCCGAGAAGCTAATGAATTGGGAAGGACGAAAGAGAGTCTTGGCTGACGTTGCGGAGGGTTTGAACTATTTACATCATGGTTGGGATCAAGTGGTTGTCCACAGGGACATCAAGTCGAGCAATGTGCTACTAGATAGTGAGATGAGGGGGAGGTTAGGTGATTTTGGCCTTGCGAAGTTGTATTCACATGGTGAGGTGCCTAATACAACCCGGGTTGTTGGTACATTAGGATACTTGGCCCCTGAGGTAGCTACGTTGGCAACGCCGACTATAGCTAGCGATGTATATAGTTTTGGAGTTGTTGTATTGGAAGTGGCGTGTGGGCGGAGACCGATAGAAACTAATGTGGAAGCCGAGGATGAGGAAGTGTTGATAGATTGGGTGAGGCAGAAGTATTCGGATGGCAGGCTATCTGAGTCAGCTGACAAGAGGATTAAGGGGGAGTATGAAGTGGAAGAGATTGAGGCTGTGTTGAAACTGGGGTTGTCTTGTTGTCACCCAGATCCTCTTCGTCGGCCTACCATGAAGGAGGTTATCACAATATTGATTGGTGAGAATTTGGTAATGGCACCAAAAGATTTACTATCGGAATTCGTGCCTGTGGTGGGTAAAATGGATGGAGTTGAAGGTGGTGAGAGTGAAAATTCGTTGGTGTCTCATCCACTAGATCAG GTGTCATTTTCTTGA
- the LOC140879899 gene encoding ferric reduction oxidase 8, mitochondrial has product MAQKPLIILKVLMILIFTCWLSLWVLKQTEFWTNKWKQAEQKAAASAFGYNGLDFVAYTFPVIVLAIIGFVYLELKQRESTTRQGRRVITSFSGPLIVNRYVGILSGIQILASSLFIIFLVWTFYNRISNDFKKMTPVKSFKLSLWQYKLFKVATRCGLLAEACLALLLLPILRGMSIVRLLGIQFEASVRYHIWLGNAMLLFATLHGAGTFFIWGMKHRIHDEMWKWQNKGRIYLAGEIGLVAGLIIWITALPQIRRTRFELFYYTHHLYIVFIVFFLFHGGDRHFYMVFSGVFLFALDKLLRILQSRQETCILSAQVFPCKAVELTFPKDPSLKYTPTSLLFLKIPSISKIQWHPFSVTSSSSIDEHTISIIIKSDGEWTNSLFNKIFVEADSETDQRECIPAAIEGPYGPATLDFLRYDNLLMVAGGIGITPFLSILQERASNLSNGRNEYPAKIQLIFSVKKSQDICLLNPILPQILDFQKFRIILKVFVTQENQIGKTLREILNDIPDVQILNFRTTGYAIYGSERLLWMAVITMTSSAVFLLLLGGFNHFIIPSAKKPSEQKSPSSLIDLLVMCSFAIAITFTAVIAIMIRWKRLKKEFPLFSDKQSKVMRQRLLEANRDLDDHEIHFGGRPNFQDLFSDFASESGGSDKGVVVCGPEGMSESVASICKLSSQILRRNVKEKNAYFSFHSLNFTL; this is encoded by the exons ATGGCGCAAAAGCCCTTAATAATACTCAAGGTGCTGATGATCTTGATATTTACTTGCTGGTTGTCGCTCTGGGTTCTTAAGCAAACTGAATTTTGGACAAACAAATGGAAGCAAGCTGAACAAAAGGCCGCAGCTTCTGCCTTTGGCTATAATG GTCTTGATTTCGTCGCCTACACGTTTCCTGTAATTGTTTTGGCAATAATTGGTTTTGTATACCTGGAACTAAAACAAAGAGAATCTACAACCAG ACAAGGAAGGAGAGTAATTACTTCTTTCTCCGGTCCACTCATCGTGAATCGCTATGTCGGTATTTTGTCTGGAATCCAGATTCTTGCTTCGTCTCTGTTCATCATCTTTTTGGTTTGGACATTTTACAACCGTATTTCAAATGACTTCAAGAAAATGACACCTGTCAAATCATTCAAATTGAGTCT ATGGCAATACAAACTGTTCAAGGTGGCCACACGGTGTGGTTTGCTAGCAGAAGCTTGCCTGGCTCTGCTTCTTCTACCCATATTAAGGGGAATGTCCATAGTCCGGTTACTTGGCATCCAGTTTGAAGCTTCGGTGAGATACCATATTTGGCTTGGAAATGCGATGCTACTTTTTGCCACGTTACATGGTGCAGGCACGTTCTTTATATGGGGAATGAAACATAGAATTCACGATGAG ATGTGGAAGTGGCAGAATAAAGGGCGCATTTACCTTGCTGGAGAGATCGGTCTTGTGGCAGGCCTGATCATTTGGATTACAGCACTACCACAGATTCGAAGGACAAGGTTCGAGTTGTTCTACTACACACACCACCTCTATATAGTTTTCATAGTATTCTTCTTGTTCCATGGTGGAGACCGCCATTTTTATATGGTTTTTTCGGGAGTTTTCCTCTTTGCGCTGGATAAACTTCTTCGAATCCTACAGTCCAGACAAGAAACATGCATTCTTTCAGCTCAAGTCTTCCCATGCAAAGCCGTGGAACTGACATTTCCAAAGGATCCAA GTTTGAAATATACACCAACAAGTTTGCTCTTTTTGAAAATACCAAGCATTTCCAAGATTCAATGGCATCCATTCAGTGTAACCTCCAGCTCTAGCATCGATGAGCACACGATTTCGATCATTATAAAAAGCGACGGGGAATGGACAAATTCTCTGTTTAACAAAATTTTCGTGGAAGCAGATTCAGAAACAGATCAGAGGGAGTGTATTCCAGCCGCAATAGAAGGCCCATATGGACCTGCCACACTGGATTTCCTAAG GTATGACAATTTGCTCATGGTTGCTGGAGGAATTGGGATAACTCCGTTTCTCAGCATTTTGCAAGAAAGAGCCTCAAACTTGAGCAATGGAAGAAATGAATATCCAGCTAAAATACAGCTCATATTCTCTGTAAAGAAGTCCCAAGACATTTGTTTGCTGAATCCAATTCTACCTCAGATTCTAGATTTCCAAAAGTTTCGCATAATACTCAAAGTATTTGTTACTCAGGAAAACCAAATTGGTAAAACTTTGAGAGAAATACTCAACGACATCCCCGACGtgcaaatattaaattttagaaCCACTGGCTATGCAATATATGGATCTGAAAGGTTACTGTGGATGGCTGTCATTACCATGACTTCTTCGGCTGTATTTCTCCTCCTCCTTGGTGGCTTCAACCATTTCATTATCCCATCAGCCAAGAAACCCTCTGAACAAAAGAGTCCCTCTTCATTGATTGATCTTCTTGTTATGTGCTCTTTTGCCATAGCAATAACATTTACTGCTGTAATTGCTATAATGATAAGATGGAAAAGATTAAAGAAAGAGTTTCCATTATTTTCCGATAAACAAAGCAAAGTTATGAGGCAAAGGTTACTAGAAGCCAACAGAGATCTTGATGACCACGAAATCCATTTTGGAGGAAGACCAAATTTTCAAG ATCTATTCTCCGATTTCGCAAGTGAATCAGGAGGATCTGATAAAGGTGTGGTAGTCTGTGGACCTGAAGGAATGAGTGAGTCTGTGGCTTCAATTTGCAAACTGAGTTCTCAGATTTTGCGAAGGAACGTTAAGGAAAAGAACGCATATTTCAGCTTTCACTCCCTAAATTTTACACTTTAA
- the LOC140879900 gene encoding L-type lectin-domain containing receptor kinase S.1 isoform X1, producing the protein MLPPLTLCIFLHLASSASSLDFIYNSFTANSTPANVTLTDDARIQPPVIRLTSDTNPLSLGRVFYPSAIPFKSSNPSNVTTSFSTQFVFSILPDIASSPGFGIAFVLCNSTAPPNALVGQYFGLFTSGATQSVYPLLAVEFDTGRNPELNDPDGNHVGVDLDSVVSVTNETAGYYNATGGPNNFTFVNVPMRNGQNIHVWLEFNGPRNEINVTIAPAGVPRPARTLLSYRDPAIANYFGPEMFVGFSASITQWIEAQRLLAWSFSDVGVARDINTTGLPVFLPVNAGSSSLSHGAVAGIVVGCVVAAVIAAFLVYWFWRKRMKEMAEDDEIEDWEMEYWPHRYSYEELSEATKGFSAEELLGSGGFGKVYKGTLTNNMEVAVKCVNHDSKQGLREFMAEISSMGRLQHKNLVQMRGWCRKKNELLLVYDYMPNGSLNKWIFDKPEKLMNWEGRKRVLADVAEGLNYLHHGWDQVVVHRDIKSSNVLLDSEMRGRLGDFGLAKLYSHGEVPNTTRVVGTLGYLAPEVATLATPTIASDVYSFGVVVLEVACGRRPIETNVEAEDEEVLIDWVRQKYSDGRLSESADKRIKGEYEVEEIEAVLKLGLSCCHPDPLRRPTMKEVITILIGENLVMAPKDLLSEFVPVVGKMDGVEGGESENSLVSHPLDQQLQQ; encoded by the exons ATGCTCCCTCCATTGACACTCTGCATCTTCCTTCACTTGGCTTCTTCAGCTTCTTCACTCGACTTCATCTACAACTCCTTCACGGCCAATTCAACCCCTGCTAACGTCACCCTCACCGATGATGCCCGAATCCAGCCGCCGGTGATTCGCCTCACCAGTGACACCAACCCGTTATCTTTGGGCCGCGTCTTTTACCCTTCCGCCATCCCTTTCAAGTCGTCCAACCCCTCCAATGTCACGACTTCGTTTTCTACCCAGTTCGTGTTCTCGATTCTGCCGGACATTGCCAGCAGTCCAGGTTTTGGCATTGCTTTTGTTCTATGTAACTCCACTGCCCCACCCAATGCGCTGGTTGGGCAGTACTTTGGTCTGTTCACCAGCGGAGCGACGCAATCTGTGTATCCGCTTCTGGCTGTTGAATTTGATACGGGTCGGAACCCGGAACTGAATGACCCGGATGGAAATCACGTGGGCGTCGACCTTGACAGCGTCGTGTCTGTGACTAATGAAACGGCTGGATACTATAATGCGACTGGTGGTCCTAATAATTTTACTTTCGTTAATGTTCCTATGAGAAATGGGCAGAATATTCACGTCTGGCTTGAGTTTAATGGGCCGCGGAATGAAATCAATGTGACCATTGCACCGGCTGGAGTGCCTCGACCGGCCAGAACTTTGCTGTCGTATAGGGATCCTGCGATTGCCAATTATTTTGGGCCGGAAATGTTTGTTGGATTTTCGGCTTCCATAACTCAGTGGATTGAGGCACAGCGTCTCCTGGCATGGAGTTTTAGTGATGTTGGAGTTGCGAGGGATATAAATACCACCGGTTTACCGGTTTTCTTGCCGGTCAATGCGGGATCATCTTCCTTGTCTCATGGTGCGGTTGCGGGGATTGTAGTTGGCTGCGTGGTGGCAGCTGTGATTGCTGCATTTTTGGTGTACTGGTTTTGGCGGAAGCGAATGAAGGAAATGGCAGAGGATGATGAGATTGAGGATTGGGAGATGGAGTATTGGCCTCATAGATATTCTTATGAAGAGCTCAGTGAGGCTACAAAGGGATTTTCTGCTGAAGAATTGCTTGGTTCTGGTGGATTTGGTAAAGTTTATAAAGGGACTTTGACTAATAACATGGAGGTGGCTGTAAAGTGTGTGAACCATGATTCTAAACAGGGGTTGAGGGAATTTATGGCTGAGATTTCAAGTATGGGGAGACTGCAGCACAAGAACTTAGTGCAAATGCGGGGGTGGTGTAGGAAAAAGAACGAGTTACTTCTGGTTTATGATTACATGCCCAATGGTAGCCTTAACAAATGGATTTTTGACAAGCCCGAGAAGCTAATGAATTGGGAAGGACGAAAGAGAGTCTTGGCTGACGTTGCGGAGGGTTTGAACTATTTACATCATGGTTGGGATCAAGTGGTTGTCCACAGGGACATCAAGTCGAGCAATGTGCTACTAGATAGTGAGATGAGGGGGAGGTTAGGTGATTTTGGCCTTGCGAAGTTGTATTCACATGGTGAGGTGCCTAATACAACCCGGGTTGTTGGTACATTAGGATACTTGGCCCCTGAGGTAGCTACGTTGGCAACGCCGACTATAGCTAGCGATGTATATAGTTTTGGAGTTGTTGTATTGGAAGTGGCGTGTGGGCGGAGACCGATAGAAACTAATGTGGAAGCCGAGGATGAGGAAGTGTTGATAGATTGGGTGAGGCAGAAGTATTCGGATGGCAGGCTATCTGAGTCAGCTGACAAGAGGATTAAGGGGGAGTATGAAGTGGAAGAGATTGAGGCTGTGTTGAAACTGGGGTTGTCTTGTTGTCACCCAGATCCTCTTCGTCGGCCTACCATGAAGGAGGTTATCACAATATTGATTGGTGAGAATTTGGTAATGGCACCAAAAGATTTACTATCGGAATTCGTGCCTGTGGTGGGTAAAATGGATGGAGTTGAAGGTGGTGAGAGTGAAAATTCGTTGGTGTCTCATCCACTAGATCAG CAATTACAGCAGTAA